One genomic region from Sphingobacterium multivorum encodes:
- a CDS encoding right-handed parallel beta-helix repeat-containing protein, translating into MNILKSYLLIIISIFFHMHSQAQLNPKIIDLSNYGVLPNTGNNSTALVNKAIQSILSKIGKKEPIILKFKKGRYDFHPEGALVREYYISNHDQDNPKTVGMAFENCDNITIDGQGSDFIYHGRMLPIALIENKNLTLKNIHIDFERPQICQVKILQNDSINGTITYQTAPWVTYKIKDSIFYNTGEGWELKPTSGIAFEEKTKRIVYNTSDIRVGTSKVKELSPGVIQAQQWKNNKLIPGTVVAMRAGFRPSPGVFVHKGKNIRLENISVHYAEGMGLLAQLTDNITLEDFRIALRNDQDPRYFTAQADATHFSGCKGVIVSKNGLYENMMDDAINIHGTYLKITKRLDDKTLIGRYMHDQSYGFDWGYKGDTVQFIRSSTMELWDQKNKIQSISVLREKTSDPIREFKITLSTALDPAIDPTKMDIGIENLTWTPSVLFSGNTIRHNRARGALFSTPKKTLVENNLFDHTSGTAILLCGDANGWYETGSCHDIRIRKNTFINALTNMFQFTNAIISIYPEIPDLKNQQKYFHSHIIIEDNHFETFDKPILYAKSVDGLVFRNNQIKTNKEYPAFHWNKKPLFFERVANSSVSNNTVNGKQSDFQRLDQ; encoded by the coding sequence ATGAATATCCTAAAATCCTACCTGCTAATCATTATCTCTATTTTTTTTCACATGCACAGCCAGGCACAGCTTAATCCAAAGATCATCGATCTGTCAAACTATGGCGTGCTTCCAAATACAGGCAACAACAGCACTGCATTGGTCAATAAGGCCATTCAGTCTATTCTCAGCAAGATTGGCAAGAAAGAACCTATTATTTTAAAATTCAAAAAGGGGCGCTATGACTTTCATCCAGAAGGAGCGCTAGTCCGCGAATACTACATTTCCAATCACGATCAGGACAACCCCAAGACGGTAGGCATGGCATTTGAAAATTGCGATAACATCACAATCGATGGACAGGGTTCAGATTTTATTTATCATGGCAGGATGCTGCCTATTGCATTGATTGAAAACAAGAACTTAACGCTGAAAAATATCCACATCGATTTTGAGCGTCCTCAGATCTGCCAGGTTAAGATCCTACAAAATGATAGCATCAACGGTACAATCACGTATCAGACTGCTCCCTGGGTAACTTACAAAATTAAGGACAGTATATTTTACAATACCGGTGAAGGTTGGGAATTAAAACCAACATCCGGTATTGCCTTTGAAGAAAAGACCAAGCGTATTGTTTATAATACCAGCGACATTCGTGTTGGCACCAGCAAAGTAAAGGAACTTTCTCCGGGCGTAATACAAGCTCAGCAATGGAAGAACAACAAACTTATACCGGGCACTGTCGTTGCCATGCGCGCTGGATTTCGTCCCAGCCCGGGCGTGTTTGTCCATAAAGGAAAAAATATACGACTAGAAAATATCTCCGTCCATTATGCCGAAGGCATGGGCTTGTTAGCTCAATTAACGGACAATATCACCTTAGAAGATTTCCGAATTGCTCTTCGCAACGATCAGGATCCACGTTATTTTACAGCGCAGGCTGATGCTACACATTTTTCGGGCTGCAAGGGAGTCATTGTCTCGAAGAATGGGCTCTACGAAAATATGATGGATGATGCCATCAACATCCACGGCACTTACCTCAAGATCACCAAACGACTGGATGACAAAACTTTGATTGGCCGTTACATGCACGATCAATCCTACGGATTTGACTGGGGTTACAAAGGGGATACTGTCCAATTTATACGATCCAGTACCATGGAGCTCTGGGACCAAAAAAATAAGATCCAATCCATTAGCGTTTTACGCGAGAAAACCTCAGATCCAATCCGCGAATTCAAAATCACCTTAAGTACTGCTTTGGATCCAGCTATTGACCCAACAAAAATGGATATTGGCATCGAAAACCTCACATGGACTCCCAGTGTACTATTTAGCGGCAATACCATTCGTCACAATAGAGCCCGGGGCGCTTTATTCAGTACGCCAAAAAAGACCCTGGTAGAAAACAACCTGTTTGATCATACTTCAGGTACCGCTATTCTCCTGTGTGGCGATGCCAATGGTTGGTATGAAACTGGCAGCTGCCACGATATTCGCATCCGAAAAAATACGTTTATCAATGCCTTGACCAATATGTTCCAATTTACCAATGCGATTATATCGATCTATCCAGAAATTCCGGATTTAAAAAATCAGCAGAAATACTTCCATAGCCACATCATCATCGAGGACAACCACTTTGAAACCTTCGATAAGCCTATTCTTTATGCCAAATCGGTCGATGGATTGGTCTTCCGCAACAACCAAATCAAGACCAATAAGGAATATCCTGCATTTCATTGGAATAAAAAGCCCTTATTTTTTGAACGTGTCGCAAATAGTAGCGTTTCCAACAATACTGTAAATGGTAAACAAAGTGATTTCCAAAGGTTGGATCAATAA